From a single Nostoc edaphicum CCNP1411 genomic region:
- a CDS encoding class I SAM-dependent methyltransferase, translating into MTDERSQLRTTFNQVALLYDQVRPGYPKALFDDVVSLSGITSQGRILEIGCGTGQATITFARRGYRILCIELGENLGLVAQQKLATYPQVEVRIGAFEDWPVEKNAFNLVIAATAFHWLDPTIAYEKTVQALSPGGAIALFWNEHVHSDASNGFFEEVQELYRRLVPEIFKDDLLLRPEHEVPTKTGEIEQTGLFGEVTYRSYRWDAEYDTATYLNLLNTYSGHLSLDGTRRARFFDAIAELIDTKFNGHITKGYLTTLYVAQRL; encoded by the coding sequence ATGACGGATGAGAGAAGTCAGTTAAGAACTACTTTTAATCAGGTAGCGCTCCTGTATGATCAGGTACGCCCAGGATATCCAAAGGCACTTTTTGACGATGTGGTGTCTCTATCAGGAATAACTTCACAAGGAAGGATATTAGAGATTGGTTGTGGTACTGGTCAGGCAACTATAACTTTTGCACGTCGAGGTTATCGTATCCTTTGTATTGAGCTAGGTGAAAATCTCGGCTTAGTTGCCCAACAAAAACTGGCTACTTATCCGCAAGTAGAAGTTCGTATTGGAGCTTTTGAGGATTGGCCAGTAGAAAAGAATGCTTTTAACTTAGTGATTGCGGCGACTGCTTTTCATTGGCTCGATCCCACAATTGCCTACGAAAAAACTGTCCAAGCACTCAGTCCTGGAGGAGCGATCGCGCTATTTTGGAATGAACACGTACACAGTGATGCTAGTAATGGCTTCTTTGAGGAAGTGCAGGAGTTATATCGCCGCTTAGTTCCTGAAATATTTAAGGATGACTTGCTTCTTCGTCCTGAGCATGAAGTACCTACTAAAACGGGCGAAATTGAGCAAACAGGCCTCTTTGGTGAAGTTACATATCGCTCTTATCGATGGGATGCAGAATATGATACTGCGACCTATCTCAACCTCTTAAATACCTATTCTGGGCATCTAAGTTTGGATGGCACTAGAAGGGCGCGTTTTTTCGATGCGATCGCTGAGTTAATTGATACTAAATTCAATGGTCACATTACCAAAGGTTACTTAACTACTTTGTACGTAGCCCAGCGATTGTAG
- a CDS encoding serine/threonine-protein kinase, which translates to MSQNPLVRKTLRSRFETVKLMGSGGYGNTYLLGGGIRNRHRYSLARKTLRNRFEIVKHLGSGGSGDTYLAIDLDLPGQPHCVVKHFHPKDSNPAVLPIAKKLFDREAEVLYQLGNDHDQIPRLFAHFDEDGDFYLVQEFIDGHALTQEIIPGQRLSENTVLNLLKNILEVLAFVHQHNIIHRDIKPQNLMRRYSDQKIVLIDFGSIKKIGALGAGLTIAVGTPGYMPSEQAKGKPKLCSDIYAVGMIGIQALTGLIPEQLPEDPNTGEVIWRDKAEVSDALANILDTMVRDRYNQRYQSAIEALQALNSDVALSHYSQSADINHKADDTYLLTYRNFILLLGIGLGATTSLIVIVLIYTFINTGTSLPNQPTPLKSFLEKFVEFPLTNRNSQVVKSAANRGVFQNNFTIAKTTK; encoded by the coding sequence ATGAGCCAGAACCCTCTAGTCAGAAAAACACTCCGAAGTCGCTTTGAGACTGTCAAACTGATGGGAAGCGGAGGATATGGTAATACTTACTTGTTAGGAGGAGGTATACGTAACAGACATCGATACTCTCTCGCCAGAAAAACACTTCGCAATCGCTTTGAGATTGTCAAACACTTAGGAAGCGGGGGATCTGGTGACACCTACTTAGCCATTGACTTGGATTTACCAGGACAACCCCATTGTGTCGTTAAACACTTCCACCCCAAAGATTCCAATCCTGCTGTTCTACCCATCGCTAAAAAGCTATTTGATCGGGAAGCGGAAGTTTTATACCAGCTAGGCAACGACCACGATCAAATTCCTAGACTGTTTGCCCATTTTGATGAAGATGGAGATTTTTATTTAGTCCAGGAATTTATTGACGGTCATGCCTTGACTCAAGAAATTATACCAGGTCAACGTCTAAGTGAGAATACAGTCTTAAATTTATTAAAAAATATCCTGGAAGTGTTAGCCTTCGTTCACCAACACAATATTATTCATCGAGATATTAAGCCTCAAAACTTAATGCGGCGGTATTCAGATCAGAAGATTGTGCTAATTGACTTTGGCAGTATTAAGAAAATTGGTGCTTTGGGAGCAGGCTTAACAATTGCTGTTGGGACTCCTGGCTATATGCCAAGCGAACAGGCTAAGGGAAAGCCAAAACTTTGCAGCGATATCTATGCAGTCGGGATGATTGGCATTCAAGCTTTGACAGGTTTAATACCTGAGCAACTACCAGAAGATCCCAATACTGGAGAAGTTATCTGGCGCGACAAGGCAGAGGTAAGTGACGCTCTGGCAAATATTTTAGATACAATGGTTCGCGATCGCTACAACCAACGTTATCAGTCTGCCATAGAAGCTTTACAAGCACTTAACTCTGATGTGGCGTTGTCACATTACTCACAATCTGCTGACATCAACCACAAGGCTGACGATACCTATTTGTTAACTTATAGAAACTTTATTTTACTGCTGGGCATAGGTCTTGGTGCTACCACTAGTTTGATAGTAATAGTTTTAATCTATACATTCATTAATACGGGGACATCGCTTCCAAACCAACCTACTCCACTAAAGAGCTTTCTCGAAAAATTTGTTGAGTTCCCGTTAACTAATAGGAATAGTCAGGTAGTCAAATCAGCAGCTAACAGAGGAGTATTTCAAAACAATTTCACCATTGCAAAGACTACCAAATAG
- a CDS encoding tetratricopeptide repeat protein has translation MLNEDLLDDEEENQDAYDDLIVSIEAQKRGLNLLIAVCDDASFRDQIIAQYEAELQPAFAAYRVTLARQEPSLKAALNQLVQQEEYLRQQKPAVITVTGAEQLYFLRLGNEQSEQEKFFGYLQWTREGLREFPFAIVLWVTNQILVSLIKKAPDFWSWRNGVFRFESKKTNAIPGKELENIRFVFRDTELASTDTNENNAFFLPIQDLQRLIEKVEQEQGTKDPTLATLYSRLGDIYRSRLERGESQNYQEEQELAIKYWRQASELQNELGLQVDLANSLNNLAGIYRATGHYSEAEPLYKQALELRKRLLGDNHPSFATSLNNLAGLYKSTGQYSKAELLYQEALELRKLLWGENHADVVASLNNLALLYDEQGRYNEAEPLYLQSLELEKRLLGENHPSFALILNNLALLYYHQGRFSEAEPLSQQAIELDKRFLGEENPDVATDLHNLGLIYRAQGRYSEAESLFLQSLELKERVLQKAHPLLADTIYALGYMYREQGRYNEAESLCIKALELDKLLLGENHPNVAESLNNLAEIYRATGRYGEAEPLYLQALDICERIWGVNHLRSVTVRQNLEKLAAVMANHGECDRMT, from the coding sequence ATGTTAAATGAAGATTTATTAGATGATGAGGAAGAAAATCAGGATGCGTATGATGATTTAATTGTTTCTATTGAAGCTCAAAAGCGGGGCTTAAATTTACTGATTGCAGTTTGTGATGATGCTAGCTTTCGTGATCAGATTATTGCTCAATATGAAGCCGAACTACAACCCGCCTTCGCTGCATATCGAGTAACTTTAGCACGTCAAGAACCTAGTCTCAAAGCTGCTCTTAACCAACTGGTACAACAAGAAGAATATCTCCGTCAGCAGAAACCGGCGGTGATTACTGTGACGGGTGCTGAACAACTTTATTTTCTCAGATTGGGAAATGAGCAATCGGAACAGGAGAAATTTTTTGGCTACTTACAGTGGACAAGGGAAGGATTGCGCGAATTTCCTTTTGCGATCGTGCTTTGGGTAACTAACCAAATTTTAGTCAGCCTGATTAAAAAAGCCCCTGATTTTTGGAGTTGGCGCAATGGTGTATTCCGGTTTGAATCTAAAAAGACGAATGCTATTCCTGGTAAAGAACTAGAAAATATCCGCTTTGTTTTTAGAGACACAGAATTAGCCAGCACAGATACTAATGAAAATAACGCTTTTTTCTTACCCATCCAAGATTTACAAAGGCTAATCGAGAAAGTAGAACAGGAACAGGGAACTAAAGATCCTACCTTGGCTACCTTATATTCAAGATTAGGTGATATTTACCGCAGCAGATTAGAGCGGGGTGAATCTCAAAATTATCAAGAAGAACAGGAATTAGCAATTAAATATTGGCGTCAGGCGAGTGAGCTACAAAATGAACTAGGGTTGCAGGTAGATTTAGCTAATAGCCTCAATAATTTAGCGGGAATATATCGTGCAACGGGACACTATAGCGAAGCCGAACCTTTATATAAACAAGCTTTAGAACTGAGGAAACGCCTATTAGGAGACAACCATCCTTCTTTTGCTACTAGCCTGAATAATTTGGCAGGACTCTACAAATCTACTGGACAATATAGTAAAGCGGAACTCTTATATCAAGAAGCTTTGGAACTGAGAAAGCTTCTGTGGGGAGAAAACCATGCCGATGTTGTCGCCAGTCTGAACAATTTGGCACTACTATATGATGAACAAGGACGTTATAACGAAGCAGAACCTTTGTATCTGCAATCATTAGAACTCGAAAAACGTCTGTTGGGCGAAAATCATCCTTCTTTCGCTCTCATACTGAATAATTTAGCGCTACTTTATTATCATCAAGGACGTTTCAGTGAAGCTGAACCGTTGTCGCAACAAGCAATAGAACTAGATAAGCGATTTTTGGGAGAAGAGAATCCTGATGTTGCAACAGATTTGCACAATTTAGGTTTAATATATCGCGCTCAAGGACGCTACAGTGAAGCGGAATCTTTGTTTTTGCAATCATTAGAACTCAAGGAGCGTGTATTACAAAAAGCGCATCCACTTTTAGCAGATACTATCTATGCTTTGGGTTATATGTATAGAGAACAGGGACGTTACAATGAGGCGGAATCTTTATGTATAAAAGCATTAGAACTAGATAAGCTTTTGTTGGGAGAAAATCATCCTAATGTTGCGGAAAGTCTCAACAATTTGGCAGAAATTTATCGTGCAACAGGGCGTTATGGTGAAGCAGAGCCGCTTTATTTGCAAGCTTTAGATATTTGTGAACGAATTTGGGGTGTAAATCATCTTCGTAGTGTTACTGTTCGTCAAAATCTAGAAAAACTTGCCGCAGTAATGGCGAATCATGGAGAGTGCGATCGCATGACATAG
- a CDS encoding PstS family phosphate ABC transporter substrate-binding protein — protein sequence MDNTNQRKALINSEIALFLRGLIIGKVLTLMVIGGLLWWLLKPNLSTRNSVNSSSAQNFNRLSNYTSNFQTVADVPPASFNYGGSTAWASIRQLVDSQIQSDRPELQLRYVNPVNGSPGSSSGIRMLLDGKLDFAQSSRPLTDEEKAIAKEQGFTLEQRQVGMDGIAVVVNPSLNVPGLTVEQLQQIYLGKITNWNQVGGPNLPITAFSQRPEDADTVIFPTNSDLKGQALGSNVQYVYSTTEAVRQLSKTPGGVYYASARSVVFQCSVKALPLGNTSGQLIPPYREPMVSPEQCPRQRNQLNSQAIKNGSYPMIANLFVIIKQNKGQEQQIGDAYANLLLTDQGQRAIEQAGFVGVR from the coding sequence ATGGACAATACAAATCAAAGAAAAGCTTTAATTAACAGCGAAATCGCCCTCTTTCTCAGAGGTTTGATTATTGGTAAAGTTCTGACACTTATGGTTATTGGCGGATTACTTTGGTGGTTATTGAAGCCAAATTTATCGACCCGCAACAGCGTTAACTCTTCATCTGCTCAAAATTTTAATCGTCTATCTAATTACACATCAAATTTTCAGACAGTTGCTGATGTTCCCCCTGCGTCATTCAACTACGGAGGCAGTACAGCTTGGGCATCTATCCGGCAATTAGTAGATTCTCAGATCCAGAGCGATCGCCCGGAGCTACAATTACGCTATGTAAACCCTGTCAATGGTAGCCCTGGTTCTAGCTCCGGTATTCGGATGTTGCTTGATGGGAAACTAGACTTTGCTCAGTCTTCCCGTCCTCTCACAGATGAAGAAAAAGCGATCGCAAAAGAGCAAGGCTTCACCCTTGAGCAACGTCAGGTGGGTATGGATGGGATAGCAGTGGTAGTCAACCCATCACTCAATGTACCTGGTTTAACTGTTGAACAATTACAGCAGATTTATTTGGGGAAAATTACTAACTGGAATCAAGTCGGTGGGCCAAATCTACCCATCACAGCTTTTTCCCAACGACCAGAGGACGCAGATACAGTAATATTCCCTACTAACAGCGACTTAAAGGGGCAAGCACTTGGCTCTAATGTGCAGTATGTTTACTCTACTACAGAGGCAGTGCGCCAACTCAGTAAAACCCCTGGTGGTGTGTATTATGCTTCTGCCCGTTCAGTAGTCTTTCAATGTAGTGTGAAGGCTTTACCGTTGGGTAACACTTCTGGTCAGTTAATTCCCCCCTACCGCGAACCGATGGTGTCGCCTGAACAGTGTCCACGTCAGCGCAACCAGCTAAATAGTCAGGCGATCAAAAATGGCAGCTATCCGATGATCGCTAATTTGTTTGTGATTATTAAGCAGAATAAAGGTCAGGAGCAGCAGATTGGAGATGCTTATGCCAATCTTTTATTAACTGACCAAGGACAAAGGGCTATTGAGCAAGCTGGTTTCGTTGGAGTTCGCTAG